The DNA segment AATGTCGTTTTCACTTTTCAGAAATGTCCCTACCTTTGCAAAATACATATAGTTCATGCATGGCTTATTTGAGTCATATGACAAGTCTCAcacaaaatattagtatatgatTCCTTTTCAAATGATTATCCATCTGGATATGATTAAGTGTTGAGATCCACTGTCatgaattaaatataatattcccTTCGTCACCAAAAAATCGActagtttttctattttggatccTCCCTCAAAATTAGACAGTCTAAGTTGGGAAAGTTTTGAAGAAACCCACATCATTAATTATGTAGATCCCGTaatccactaatactactttCACTacattttttcctctctcttactttttgctatctctattttactttactaatttcatATTAAATCTCGTGTCATATATAACTTTGTCAATATTTTGGGGACGGTGGGAGTGCATAGTATTCAAATGAGATAGTATGATCTTTCAAGCGGACAAGCCAATAAAATAATGTCATGTCATTTCTTAGGTTGCAAATATTTGAGACAAATAGATCGATTACTAATTCATTATGCTACAACTTATAAGAGTTCAGATTTTGTCCAATTCGCACTTTCTTGATTGAGATAATCAAATTATTAGTGTTGTTACAATTTTCTAGGTACCAGTTCGATaagaaattaaagataattttgtgatattttccacatattttaaaataaaataaaaattagaagGACCTTACTGTGTCTCGAGACAATAGGCAAAATTTGCCATTTACTTATTCACGAGTATTGTTTTAGTTATAGCAATATGCCACTAtccaataataaaataaagggATAAATGCACCaaatatcatggaactttcaaaaaagttgggtttttcccacgaactttgaaattgacatataatatcatgaactttacccTGAGTTTGTTATTTATCACAAATGAAAAAATTCCGGCAAATAATATTATGGTACGGATTTTTTTCGTCATTTCTTGACAACAATTTCGAgagcttcaagtttttcaatctttgaagacagattttcttgaagcacaccctccaaaattgttcttcaGTCTATTAATATACCCGAGataaagttcatgatattatttgctaATTTCAAAGTTAGTGGGAAAAAtctaactttttgaaagtttcatgatattaggtgtcaatatccctaaaataaaatatagcaaATCTTATGAGACGGatagaaatgaaaataagtggTCAAAGTGCTAACAATGGATCCTTGTCCAAGGCCCTATTCTACCATTTATATATcagtaataaaaaataaagccCAAAGCTTTCTCTAACGCCTAGTGCAGTTTGTTGGGCTCTCCTGACACCCAAAACTCATACACATTGTGGCCCAATCAAATTGTTATcatcacaaaatacaaaatcattTCCTTCTACTTGAAGTTTAAGTAAGATCACTCCTCTCTGgtgaataaaattaaagataacATTAGCTAGAGCCCAAGCACTTGGGCTTTGATTTATTAGCAAAGCCTTTCTTGTAGTAGTATTAGATATTTGAGTCCATTACCATTTATATGGGCCTTTGTTTTATTAGTTTCTAGTCTTTCTGTAACTGCATTACAATTATATGGGGATTTGTTTAATTGGTTATTAGACATTTGAGCCCATTACGAATTAGTAATATGTTTTTACCTCTTTAGACTAAAATTACCATTTATATAAATTGACATCATATATATAACTCGTACATATCTCTTATTCGTCACATCTATTTCAAACATATGATATTTATATGTTTTTAACCTTTCTAGACTAACTCAACTAAAGTTTATAAGTTATACTCCCTTCATCATgtgtcacttatttccttttccatccgtccctaaaaatttgtcacatttcacttttaccatttttagtagtagaccttacattccactaacttattcacactcacattttattataaaactaatatataaaagtaggacccacatgccaccatatttttcaacccattttttattacatttcttaaaactagtgtcgggtcaaatggtgacgaattattagggacggagAGATAATCAATGCctcaaattattttttcttacaAAGAAATCACGAATTAGGTAACAATATGAAATTTTGTACTAATACAATCATTAGTATATTCCAGCTTAACTATTTCAAATCTAAGGCTTAAACATATACTGGTTCACCGATAATCAttatattttgtcaattttgtcTATCGATTTATAAATGTCACATTTGGTATTTTACTGTATTTTTGATAATGTgttctacattccactaactttatctcagacacattttattataaaattaatatataaaagtatgactgaTTTTTcgctatttttttcattcactttcATTACATTATTCTAAACTCGTGCTAAGTCAAATAGAGTGCACGGAGGGATTATTATTTAAACCACATGTATATTTATGCAAGAGGGAAGGCTATATAAAAACTTTTCTTCCCATAACATATATGTATAATTTAATCAAACTTACCAAAAAAGATTTTAGAAATAGAATGGAATACAAATGGAGGAATGATCTTAGTTGTATATAAATAAagacataattttttaaaaaatgattatgttGACTAATATTTTATGGTTTCAGGAAATTGCTATCAGTCGAAAACAGTTATCATTtaacttttcataaaatttgtgaattgccttatatataaaattaaaattttgatattatagttatttttaatttttttagcaCCTGACTTTTTGAAAATTCTGATTCCTTTACTAAATATTAGACGTATTTTAGATCAATACTCTTATGACTTATACCCTTTATTTTCAGGACTCATATAAATGAAACCTTTCTGTAAAATGATTTTGATTATTCTCCTTGCTGGAATAAAATGCAAGACTTTTATTTCAAATTGTACACTACAAATCGAGTGTAATTATACAAGGCAAGTTGTTATTAACCCACAAATAGATTAACATGAAACTTTTAATCCCAATAAAAGTACCAATTGAGACTGAGACACCTAACGATTACTCGATTTGAAGCCCCaatatttacattattagatCGAAAATGCAGAGTAATCTAAAAGATCATTTTGTCTGTTCCTTATATTATTCTGTCTCTTTGTCCATAATTGCACAAATAATgaaaattcaattccaaattttcTTGTTAGACTGCGACATCTAACGCCATTGAATGCGAAAGTTAAATCTTTTCTACATTTtgggaaattaaaaaaaaaatctcatattTTATGTCTTTCATCAACTAGCTGTCcttttttactttcttttaaATGCATATTTATGGTTAATTGTCaatttgatccattttttgGAGCATTTATCTGAAAATGTACATCCATTAAAGTAATTATCGCTCAATACTTATCGTTTCGTATTTTAGGAATAAATTGTAATATAAAAGATTGGCAATAAATTGGCATACAAAATATTTCGCCAACTTGACAACCAGATATTGTTTTATAAATTAAGTAAAGAAGGAATAAAACACGAGAAGAAGTAGATAGAgtaatgtacatatttttaaaaatatgtcaTATTTAAAGTGGAACATTTGAACAAaattcatcaattaaaataTGATGGAGTGGTACATCAATTACTCAATCGACATGTAATTTCAGATATCATCGACCATTTACCTATATATTTATGATCAAGTTCTAGTAGTCAACTATAGTTGCCGAGAATTAAATGCTTTTCTTACATCTACAGAGAGCCAATTCAAGTTTTTAGAGAATTCACAATTGTACTTTAAATGCCCATACTATGTTACTGAGATATGTTAAgccataaaaattaaatttgccCATACAgacatataattaaattatttaaaatcccCAACAAGCTTGACATCGATAGTACCATTCTGAATTTATTCCTCAACGAACTCAAGTAAATTCACCTACATATATAAGAAGAGGGTAGGtcctatatttataaaaatacttatacatatgtatataatatatttatattaaacaAACCTTTTACAGAGGGACCATGTGATCACTGTGTAACCATTTACTAGTATTGGTGAAGGGCTTCATTTTAGAAAGCTACAAGAACCTGCCCTACCATCACCTATTAAATTCAATGTCCTTATGAAATTCACAaagaaaaatagttaaaatactTATATTAAACATGTTGTAAAGTATCATTGATTTATTAAAATAGTAGCTCATCTTATAATTAAAGCTTAGTTATATAGTCATGAGCTATCGATTTTCATTATTAACACTCGAATTATAAGCCTAATTGAAAGACAAATTAAGTAGAATTGTGACGTGGAATACAATGTAAAAAtggattaatattttaaatcttaAGCTAAGTCTTCCGAATTCTTTGATTAAATTTTCGGTCCCAAAACTCCAAAAGACCAATGTTGTTTTCATTGGAAAAGAGTACATGTCTGTTTACACATGTATTTCGTTTTCAAATAAAACAACTATATCGGTTATTGTTgtcaaataaaacaaacaaaatatctCACATCGGTTATTGTTggcaaataaaacaaacaaaatatctCACACTAGTGAAATGAGAATTTGGAAATATTATATAAATCAGTAGCGGATCCAGAGCGTATAACTCGTGGTCgaacataaaaaaaagttaccgATGACATCGTATGTTAATAAAACCTTTTCTTTTTCGCAGGTACGACCATTGATTCGAACTTTCTGCCTACGCCAATGAGGCTCAAGACTACACCCATGGACCACCTAAAATTGAATGATGCCGAAGATAGCATTATAGACGACATGTATCCCAATGGTGAAGATGATCATGGATGTGATAGATATCATCCCCATCACTAAAACGCAAATCTTCCCACTAAGTATATCAACAATTCCTTACACAAATAAACTAAGATACACGCCTCCATATACAAACACACCACACGACCACATCAAAACTTTAGTATTCGGGTATTTAAGAGATCTTAACCGGTGAATTTATCCTGGTATAAAAATGAATGTAAGGAATGTATTGTACATTTGGCAGAGATAGAGTTGTCGTGAAATCGGCGACAGCTCGAAAGACCGAATGTAATGGAATTTTACGACCCTGTCCTGCCTACATTCATTCTTGATATAAGTCTACGTGCAACTAGACTACTCCACTTATCCCCaatgaattttaaaatagaaTTTCATAAATTTCTATAACTCCACTAACTACAACACTAAATTGGTTTCATAGTCGACACATACATATACATAAACACAATACGAAACAAAGTTCCCTGCTATACTTACTGCAATACATCTCCTATTTCCCTATATATCATCAATGTGTATTGAATACACACATGtgacattaaaaatacccaaatTCAACGAAATGTAACATGAAAATCAAGCCATCCCCATTAATATAAAGCTCCCCTGTCTCAACTTAGCACATTACCTCTCCCAACTCCCTCCCTCTCTCACTCACTCTACAACAGAAGAATCAGAAATGGGAGAAGAGAAAACCGCCGACGCCAAATTACGGCGATCAATCCGCCTAAAATACGTAAAACTAGGGTACCACTACCTCATCTCCAACGCCATGTACCTCCTCACAATCCCCCCCCTCCtcctcgccgccgccgccaagcTGTCGATGACGCAGGTGGAGGAGCTCCAGCAGCTCTTCAGCTACCACCTCCGCTACAACGTGCTCGCCGTCCTGGCCAGCACGTCCCTCATCGCGGTCCTCGCCACCATCTACCTCATGAGCCGCCCGAGGAAGGTCTACCTCGTCGACTTCGCCTGCTACAAGCCCGACCCCTCCCTTGAGTGTACCCGCCACATGGTGGCCGAAAAGGTCTCTTACTATCATGTTTTAAATGCTCgaacttttttattattattattattattattattattattatctgcGTATCATTAGATGATGACAGGAATTCCTGATTGACAGGTGGCCACAATTGTCAGTGATGAGAGCGCGGCATTCATCCGGAAGGTTCTAGAGAGGTCCGGGCTGGGGGACCGGACCTACGCCCTGGGCCTCAAGGACTTCCCGCCAAAACGGCCTTTCAAGTGCGCGCAGGAGGAGGCGGAGATGGTGATATTCGGGTCGATCGACGCGCTATTTGCGAAGACGGAGGTGAATGTGAGGGATATAGGGATTTTAGTGGTGAATATCTCATCCTTCAACCCGATTCCGTCGCTGGCTTCGATGATCATCAACCGGTATAAGCTCAGGGGCGATATCGTCAGCTGCAATTTGGGAGGGATGGGCTGCAGCGCGGGCCTCATTTCGATTGACCTCGCGAAGCGCCTTCTGCAGGTACTATCGATATTTTTTCATAGAATTAGATGTGAGTGACTTGGATTAGGCCCATTCTGGAGTGTGTATATGATTAAATTTAGGGTGGTTGTTTGCATCaatttgatttgattgaggacAGGATCTTTTATTAGTGGGTCAATGtttggtttgtttttaatgTAGAGCATGTTTTACCTAACTTGTTAAAAACATAGGAATTGTGTGACACTCCAAAGTCAAgatctgtttttttttaatgtctATGTTTCTGTAGAAGTACGACTGTCACGAACCTTGCTGTATGCTGCCTCGAGTCTTTTTCTCATACTGGAACAAATCTCCGGAAATGATTTGAGTTCAAATCTTGGCATTTTATCATATTTTCATTCCCATGCTTGATCATCACACCTTCAAACCATTTTTTTATAGTCAATTTTGTAAAAAGAATTGTCCTGTTTGGAATCGATattagttttaagaaatgtgaatgaaatgaaactTGAATTTAATAAGCTAGTGTGATGCATATGAGATCTATGTATTAATTACagtaaaaagtaaatgagacatttaatgacaGACTAGACCAACGGAATAAATTATTATGATGATCCCAAATTATATTTATGCACCTCTATAACCAAATATAGCAAGCCATGAATGACCTAACTAACTAATTAAGTTGTGAAAAAAAAACAGGTGCAACCAAACACATACGCCCTAGTAATGAGCATGGAATGCAACACCCACATGTACTACGCCGGCAAGGAGCGATCCAAGCTCCTCCCCAACTGCCTCTTCCGCATGGGCGGCGCAGCCGTCCTCCTCTCCAACAAGGCCTCCGACCGGCGCCGCTCCAAATACGAGCTCTCCCACACCCTCCGCACCCATAAAGGAGCGGACGACTGCTCCTTCAAGTGCGTGGTCCAGGAGGAGGACCCTGAGGGCCACCTCGGGATCTCCCTCTCCCGCGACCTCATGACCGTCGCGGGAGAGGCCCTCCAGACCAACATCACCACCCTCGGACCCCTCGTCCTCCCCATGTCCGAGCAGCTTCTCTTCCTGGCGACACTCATCGCAAAAAAGCTTTTAAAAATGAAGGTGAAGCCCTACGTGCCCGACTTCAAGCTCGCGTTCGAGCACTTCTGCATCCACACGGGCGGGCGGGGCGTGCTGGACGAGCTCGAGAAGAATCTCAATCTGAGCAAGTGGGACATGGAGCCTTCTAGAATGACCTTGTATAGGTTCGGGAACACGTCGAGCAGCTCGCTGTGGTACGTGCTGGCGTACGCGGAGGCCAAGGGGCGGATCAAGAGGGGGGATCGGGTGTGGCAGATTGCGTTCGGGTCGGGTTTTAAGTGTAACAGTGGCGTGTGGAGGGCGCTGAGGACCGTTGATCCGGCTAAGGAGAAGAGCCCGTGGATGGACGAGATCGATGAGTTTCCGGTTCATGTGCCCGTGACTAGCCCTCTTCGACCTTGATTAATCATGTcttcaattttagaaaaattTGGTTTTTACGTAATAATCAAATTAAGAGATGTGGTTGTGTTACTTTTCTTGTCTTTTTTATGTGTGGAAGTCTTTTTTTTCGTTTCTCGATGATGAAGTATCATTGGTCGGAACAAGTCGATATAATCCCTTTTGTTAAGGCAACAAAAAGGAAATGTTAGCTTGGTGATCATAGGGTTGGGAAAGTACCATGTTCTTGCAAattgattttatatatataaatatgggtgtgaatttttcaatatttttgttACGGGAAAGGTTCTAGAATAAAATTTCAATGGTTCGGACAAACCAGAAATATTATTAATCTCCTTTTTCTCTGTTTTTGTAATTATGACTGAGTGGACAGACCACGTGGCAATATATGATTTTTgatgaaaaagaaaagtaaTCGTAGAAGAAAATGGGTACTAATACTACTAGCTTGTCTAAAACATAGAGAGAAAGAAGGGGGAAAAGCAAATCATGAATGTGGATCCTTAGCCTTGGAAAAAGTTGTACATATGTAAATTTGTGTGGGTGAAGAAATGCATTTGGATCGAAGAAAAGTAAATGGTGCATTAGATGCTGGTCGGTGGATGCGATGGTAGGGTGGAATTCTACGTTACTATGACTAGACCTAGCAAGTAGCATCGACATGCAATTAATAATATGGTTATGTATGTTAATGTTACCcttccatcaatttcatctaACCTTCCAACTAGTGGTGGATATATCGGATCCAGAACTTAATTTTTAGGGGATCCGAtgtaaattaaagaaaataagatGGAGTATAATAATGAGTATAATTCTAATTTTGCTAAATTTTTAAAAGTATCTCAAAACGACATTGTTTGATATCTTTTATCTTTAAAGGAAAAAAAGCGACAGACTTGGGGGTGACCATGGCGTTTTAGCCGACTATAAGAGAAAATTAGGCCCGTGTCGTGGTCTTAGGATGGCCACCCCCTCGATCCCTAATGTGCCACTGCTCTAGCATAGGCTTTCTTTTCCAAGCTAAACACTCCATTTTCTGCCATATTAATTGTATTCTATGATAAGACTTGTATGTTTGTTTGTTAATTGGTTGCCTATTTAAGTTATGAATTATGAGGAATTCCAAATCAAAATTTTCCTCTGTTAACAAGCTTCCACTGATCCACATTGATTTCTGTTAAGAGCACAATTCTCTTAACGAATAAATCCTGCGATTACACtcgcaacacaccaatccggcgccccgaacgttggggtcggcggctcaattcgtggctagcgcggagaacttcctccgtcggcagtcttcaaggtttgataaggagtattgcacaagtaatgtgggcaaattatttcttcattccatgaataaaaagataacaacctagccctatttataatactagaatactagcttagggaataagaaaacaagatatgaaaatatactatgaatcaaaatatatggggaataaaaagataactaaatatttgggaatcctaagatataggaggatcgtaacaactccccacggttaaaatccaccttgtcctcaaggtggaaccATGGAACCACGGGCACAGTCGACGATAGCAAAAGCATTGAAACGTCacctcctggatcaaatgcGATTAGGAACATGATCACCATCATTTCACTTATGAC comes from the Salvia splendens isolate huo1 unplaced genomic scaffold, SspV2 ctg623, whole genome shotgun sequence genome and includes:
- the LOC121790794 gene encoding 3-ketoacyl-CoA synthase 11-like, with the translated sequence MGEEKTADAKLRRSIRLKYVKLGYHYLISNAMYLLTIPPLLLAAAAKLSMTQVEELQQLFSYHLRYNVLAVLASTSLIAVLATIYLMSRPRKVYLVDFACYKPDPSLECTRHMVAEKVATIVSDESAAFIRKVLERSGLGDRTYALGLKDFPPKRPFKCAQEEAEMVIFGSIDALFAKTEVNVRDIGILVVNISSFNPIPSLASMIINRYKLRGDIVSCNLGGMGCSAGLISIDLAKRLLQVQPNTYALVMSMECNTHMYYAGKERSKLLPNCLFRMGGAAVLLSNKASDRRRSKYELSHTLRTHKGADDCSFKCVVQEEDPEGHLGISLSRDLMTVAGEALQTNITTLGPLVLPMSEQLLFLATLIAKKLLKMKVKPYVPDFKLAFEHFCIHTGGRGVLDELEKNLNLSKWDMEPSRMTLYRFGNTSSSSLWYVLAYAEAKGRIKRGDRVWQIAFGSGFKCNSGVWRALRTVDPAKEKSPWMDEIDEFPVHVPVTSPLRP